The Chitinophagales bacterium genome has a segment encoding these proteins:
- a CDS encoding GMC family oxidoreductase, with protein MKKNSLGRRKFLGLSAIATATAMGGTTFTLSSCSKEDDLKANPYETEALVIGSGFGGSVAALRLGEAGIKTTMLEMGKFYDSTVSNKAFSPAFFPDTRATWLKTGTFEMPLGPDFPLSGNKFVGVLDRNKASANGDMDIYRGTCLGGGSVVYGGMLPKPRVELWSKHFPDIEYSEMEAKWYPKVHSMIDISTVPENILNSEFYQYSRVGLEHCENAGMEKVMLPCGFDFGIVNEELSGQISKSVLNSEMIFGVNSGCKNSLDKNYIPAAIGTGNVTVETLHRVESVRKLSDKYAVEVAQIDESGNAIKYKTYTCKYLFVNAGVVGTMNILLKAKYDGGLANLNEHVGQAWGNNGNTMAMRSNLNDDTGGKQGAIPVSGYGDLNNPIAPLLAEQAPFPLGLELKSLLMLAIVDNPERGYWQYNPQKQKAELIWNKEQHQLSIDAMKNFVARLNAANGGEINTLLVKNNGYTSNFTYHPLGGAVRNLASDAYGRLHGYDNLYCIDGSMMPGFSCCANPALTIAALAERSMEKIIAEDF; from the coding sequence ATGAAAAAAAATAGTTTGGGTAGAAGAAAATTTTTGGGTCTTTCAGCAATTGCAACAGCTACAGCAATGGGTGGTACAACATTTACACTAAGTAGTTGTTCTAAAGAAGACGATTTAAAAGCCAATCCATACGAAACCGAAGCATTAGTTATTGGTTCTGGTTTTGGTGGTTCGGTTGCTGCGTTGCGTTTAGGCGAAGCTGGTATCAAAACTACTATGTTAGAAATGGGTAAGTTCTACGATTCAACAGTTTCTAACAAAGCATTTTCTCCTGCTTTTTTTCCAGATACTAGAGCCACTTGGTTAAAAACAGGTACATTCGAAATGCCTTTAGGTCCAGATTTTCCTTTGAGTGGCAATAAATTTGTAGGCGTTTTAGACAGAAATAAAGCTTCTGCTAATGGCGATATGGATATTTATAGAGGTACTTGTTTAGGTGGAGGTTCTGTGGTTTATGGTGGTATGTTGCCAAAGCCAAGAGTAGAGCTTTGGTCTAAACATTTTCCAGATATAGAATATAGTGAGATGGAAGCGAAATGGTATCCAAAAGTGCATAGCATGATTGATATTTCTACTGTTCCAGAAAATATTTTAAATTCAGAATTTTATCAATACTCGAGAGTTGGTTTGGAGCATTGCGAAAATGCTGGTATGGAAAAAGTAATGTTGCCTTGTGGTTTTGATTTTGGCATTGTAAATGAAGAATTGTCTGGTCAAATTTCTAAATCTGTACTGAATAGTGAAATGATTTTTGGTGTGAATAGTGGTTGTAAAAATAGTTTAGATAAAAACTATATTCCAGCTGCAATTGGTACTGGAAATGTTACAGTAGAAACATTGCATCGTGTAGAAAGCGTTAGAAAACTGAGTGATAAATATGCAGTAGAAGTAGCTCAGATTGATGAAAGTGGCAATGCCATTAAATATAAAACTTATACTTGTAAATATTTATTTGTTAATGCAGGTGTAGTAGGTACAATGAATATTTTACTTAAAGCTAAATATGATGGTGGTTTGGCTAACTTAAATGAACATGTTGGACAAGCTTGGGGAAATAATGGCAATACGATGGCAATGCGTAGTAACTTAAACGACGATACTGGTGGCAAACAAGGTGCAATTCCTGTTTCTGGTTATGGCGATTTAAATAATCCAATTGCTCCATTGCTAGCAGAACAAGCACCATTTCCATTAGGTTTAGAGCTAAAATCTTTGTTGATGTTAGCTATTGTTGATAATCCTGAAAGAGGTTATTGGCAATACAATCCACAGAAACAAAAAGCTGAGTTAATTTGGAATAAAGAACAACACCAATTGAGTATTGATGCGATGAAAAACTTTGTAGCAAGATTAAATGCTGCTAATGGTGGAGAAATCAATACACTATTGGTTAAGAACAATGGATATACTTCTAACTTTACTTATCATCCATTAGGTGGTGCAGTTAGAAACCTAGCATCTGATGCTTATGGCAGACTTCATGGCTACGACAATTTATATTGTATTGATGGTAGTATGATGCCTGGATTTTCTTGTTGTGCTAATCCAGCATTAACTATAGCAGCACTAGCAGAACGAAGCATGGAAAAAATAATAGCAGAAGATTTTTAG
- a CDS encoding GMC family oxidoreductase: MSKLSRRKFLGYTALTTAALAEMTTISLSGCTKENYQQEAHYKAIVIGSGFGGSVAALRLTEKGIPTLLLEMGKFYDTTTSNNTFSPTLPPDNRSTWLENNTELPFGLNLPIGNKFVGVLDKVTYPNMAIYRNICLGGGSISNGGVLLAPNEYYFNRYISTEINYQELAAKYIPLAKQMFSANVMPDDLFNSSYYQFAQVAKKHALKSGFDISHAHSFYNFDIWRQEMNGTIQKSALKGELLYGNNNGIKNSLDKNYLSLALATSQLTIKTLRKVYDINYKDELYIITVQQIDEQGTVVQHEQYTSEYLFICAGSVGSSELLLQAKHKNRLPNLNDEVGRNWGSNGNTFAIRGKLNEATGNMHSSPPTLSVYDFNNPYTPLAAMQDIFPIGIDLKSLLMVGQPFVESRGHFEVINNQVQLNWSSNAMEQGKLAMEHFINKLNTDNGGEIDTNFIKEGVSTNFTYHPLGGVVLGKASDWYGRLNGYKKLYAIDGSMLPGNSAMVNPTLLITALAERNMEKILAEDF, from the coding sequence ATGTCTAAGCTAAGTCGTAGAAAGTTTTTAGGATACACAGCACTTACCACTGCTGCACTTGCAGAAATGACGACCATTAGTTTAAGTGGTTGTACCAAAGAAAACTATCAACAAGAAGCACATTATAAAGCAATTGTTATTGGTTCTGGTTTTGGTGGAAGCGTTGCTGCACTACGATTAACAGAAAAAGGAATTCCTACACTTTTGCTAGAAATGGGAAAATTCTACGATACTACTACTAGCAACAATACTTTTTCTCCTACATTACCACCAGACAATCGCTCTACTTGGTTAGAAAATAATACCGAATTGCCATTTGGATTGAATTTGCCTATTGGCAATAAATTCGTAGGTGTATTAGATAAAGTTACTTATCCTAACATGGCTATTTATAGAAATATATGCTTAGGTGGTGGCTCTATTTCTAATGGTGGTGTATTACTCGCTCCAAATGAATATTATTTTAATCGATATATTTCTACAGAAATTAATTATCAAGAGTTAGCTGCTAAATATATTCCACTAGCCAAACAAATGTTTAGTGCCAATGTAATGCCTGATGATTTATTTAATTCATCGTACTACCAATTTGCACAAGTAGCAAAAAAACACGCTTTAAAATCTGGATTTGATATTAGTCATGCACATTCATTCTACAATTTTGATATATGGCGACAAGAAATGAATGGCACAATTCAAAAATCGGCATTAAAAGGAGAGTTGTTGTATGGTAATAATAATGGTATTAAAAATTCACTCGATAAAAACTATTTATCACTAGCATTAGCAACTTCACAACTTACTATAAAAACACTTAGAAAAGTGTATGATATTAATTATAAAGATGAATTATATATTATTACGGTTCAGCAAATAGATGAACAAGGCACTGTTGTACAACACGAACAATATACTTCAGAATATTTGTTTATTTGTGCAGGAAGTGTAGGAAGTTCTGAACTATTGCTTCAAGCAAAACACAAAAATCGTTTGCCTAACCTAAACGATGAAGTTGGCAGAAATTGGGGTTCTAATGGTAATACATTTGCCATTAGAGGAAAACTGAACGAAGCAACAGGCAATATGCACAGCTCACCACCAACATTATCTGTTTACGATTTTAATAATCCATATACACCATTGGCAGCTATGCAAGATATATTTCCAATAGGCATCGATTTAAAATCTTTGTTGATGGTAGGACAACCTTTTGTAGAGAGTCGTGGACATTTTGAAGTGATTAATAACCAAGTGCAATTAAACTGGAGTAGCAATGCAATGGAACAAGGCAAATTGGCAATGGAGCATTTTATTAACAAACTTAACACAGATAATGGTGGCGAAATAGATACCAATTTTATAAAAGAAGGTGTTTCTACTAATTTTACTTATCATCCATTAGGTGGTGTGGTGCTAGGAAAAGCATCCGATTGGTATGGCCGATTAAACGGTTATAAAAAACTATATGCAATAGACGGAAGTATGTTACCAGGCAATAGTGCTATGGTTAATCCAACACTGCTCATTACAGCACTAGCAGAACGAAACATGGAAAAAATATTAGCAGAAGATTTTTAG
- the coaD gene encoding pantetheine-phosphate adenylyltransferase → MKKIAVFPGSYDPITLGHVDVVKRALPLFDEIIIAIGINTRKTYLFSLEQRMDWIKKTFEDEPKVSVESYTGLTVNYCKNKGADYIIRGIRSSADFEYEKTIAQLNQMMESNIETLLILSSPELSAISSTIVREIIIGKGDTSKFLPKTIIIPQV, encoded by the coding sequence ATGAAAAAAATTGCAGTATTTCCTGGTTCATATGATCCAATTACGCTTGGTCATGTTGATGTTGTAAAAAGAGCATTACCTTTATTTGATGAAATTATAATTGCTATTGGAATTAATACTAGAAAAACCTATTTATTTTCACTAGAACAAAGAATGGACTGGATTAAAAAAACTTTTGAAGATGAACCTAAAGTAAGTGTAGAATCGTACACAGGACTTACCGTAAATTATTGTAAGAATAAAGGTGCTGATTACATTATCAGAGGTATTCGTTCGTCGGCAGATTTTGAATATGAAAAGACCATAGCACAACTCAATCAAATGATGGAAAGTAATATAGAAACACTATTAATTTTATCATCGCCAGAGTTGTCTGCTATTTCATCAACCATAGTTAGAGAAATTATAATTGGCAAAGGTGATACTAGTAAATTTCTTCCTAAAACAATTATTATTCCACAAGTGTAG
- a CDS encoding MarR family transcriptional regulator, with the protein MDLFKEAADKMVIYQLRTAWLNIAKLYNDITAQYDGTISMAFVLLAIYEDEGTPVTKIAPRIGMEPNSLSRVLKALEEKKIIKRKKDKTDSRIVKIKLTEKGIKLRKFALKSVFNLEKIIHAKIDEKDLESFFKVMCTIPVALEEFIALQEQQGK; encoded by the coding sequence ATGGACTTGTTTAAAGAAGCAGCAGATAAAATGGTGATTTACCAGTTGCGAACAGCTTGGCTTAATATTGCTAAGTTGTACAATGACATTACGGCTCAGTATGATGGTACTATTTCTATGGCATTTGTGCTGTTGGCAATTTATGAAGACGAAGGAACACCAGTAACTAAAATTGCACCACGAATTGGAATGGAACCTAATAGTTTGTCGAGAGTTTTAAAAGCTTTGGAAGAAAAGAAAATTATTAAGCGAAAAAAAGACAAAACCGACTCTAGAATTGTTAAAATAAAACTGACGGAAAAAGGCATTAAACTTAGAAAGTTTGCATTGAAATCGGTATTTAATTTAGAGAAAATAATACATGCTAAGATTGATGAAAAAGATTTAGAAAGCTTTTTTAAAGTAATGTGTACCATTCCTGTTGCACTAGAAGAATTTATAGCATTACAAGAGCAACAAGGTAAGTGA